In Shouchella patagoniensis, the following are encoded in one genomic region:
- a CDS encoding Rqc2 family fibronectin-binding protein — protein MSFDGMMTRAVTNELQMLTGGRINKIHQPFKTELVFTIRAGGKNHSLLASSNATFARVHLTGEKYENPSEPPMFCMLLRKHLEGGFVASIEQDGYDRVISITVANKDELGDTTEKKLIIEIMGRHSNIILVDTKSGVVIDSIKHVRFDQSSYRTVGPGQTYKKPPEQHKADPLAANTDDVLRSIDFNAGKLDKQLVAAFAGISPLLANEILARAKMANRHSLPSAFTEMMEPIANHQYTPELVKGEKEFFSIVHLSHKLGERQTFSTPSLLLDRFYFGKGERDRVKQQAFDLERLLKNEHQKNVRKQKKLHQTLAQADEAQSYQKQGELLTANMHLVTRGAKSIDVIDYYSENGSTLTITLDPLKTASENAQLFFKKYQKAKTARLEVVIQMEKTEEELAYLESLLQQMESASSRDIEDIRNELIEGGYIRKRPQQGKKKKKQTDKPHLETYRSTAGIEFLVGKNNRQNDYLTNRLARQDEVWLHTKDIPGSHVVIRDVSPDEKTLAEAALVAAYFSKARESSSVPVDYTKIRYVKKPNGAKPGYVTYDQQTTLFVTPSEDVVRSLRST, from the coding sequence ATGTCTTTTGATGGCATGATGACAAGAGCAGTAACAAATGAATTACAAATGCTAACTGGAGGGCGGATTAACAAAATCCACCAACCATTTAAAACAGAACTTGTATTTACAATTCGCGCTGGAGGCAAAAACCATTCGCTATTGGCATCTTCAAACGCGACATTCGCCCGAGTACATCTAACTGGGGAAAAGTATGAGAACCCAAGCGAACCCCCAATGTTCTGTATGTTGTTACGTAAACATTTGGAAGGCGGTTTTGTTGCTAGTATTGAACAAGACGGATATGACCGCGTTATTTCGATCACAGTTGCAAATAAAGATGAGCTTGGAGACACAACAGAAAAGAAGCTAATAATTGAAATTATGGGGCGCCACAGCAATATCATTTTAGTTGATACAAAAAGTGGCGTGGTTATTGACAGCATTAAACATGTTCGCTTCGATCAAAGTAGCTATCGAACTGTTGGTCCTGGTCAAACATATAAAAAACCACCGGAACAGCATAAAGCAGATCCATTAGCCGCAAATACAGATGATGTTCTTCGATCGATTGATTTTAATGCTGGAAAGCTCGATAAACAGCTTGTTGCGGCATTCGCTGGCATTTCCCCACTCTTGGCGAACGAAATTCTAGCAAGAGCAAAAATGGCAAACAGGCATTCACTTCCTAGCGCTTTTACAGAAATGATGGAGCCAATTGCCAACCATCAATACACACCAGAACTTGTAAAAGGAGAGAAAGAATTCTTTTCGATCGTTCACCTCTCGCATAAGCTAGGAGAACGACAAACCTTTTCAACGCCAAGTCTTCTGTTGGATCGCTTTTATTTTGGTAAAGGCGAGCGAGACCGAGTCAAACAACAAGCCTTCGATTTGGAACGCTTATTAAAAAATGAACATCAAAAAAATGTCCGTAAACAAAAAAAGTTACATCAAACACTTGCGCAAGCGGATGAAGCTCAGTCGTATCAAAAACAAGGAGAGCTTTTAACAGCGAATATGCACCTTGTGACCCGTGGAGCAAAATCAATTGATGTCATTGATTATTACAGTGAAAATGGTTCAACTTTAACGATTACGCTTGACCCTTTGAAAACCGCATCAGAGAATGCACAATTATTCTTTAAAAAATACCAAAAAGCAAAAACAGCACGCCTAGAAGTTGTTATTCAGATGGAAAAAACCGAGGAAGAACTTGCTTACCTTGAATCTCTTCTTCAACAAATGGAATCTGCATCTTCTCGTGATATTGAAGATATTCGTAATGAATTAATAGAAGGCGGCTACATTCGCAAACGGCCTCAACAAGGGAAAAAGAAGAAAAAACAGACAGATAAGCCTCACTTGGAGACTTACCGATCAACAGCAGGGATTGAATTCTTAGTTGGAAAAAATAACCGCCAAAATGATTATTTAACGAATCGTCTTGCAAGGCAAGATGAGGTCTGGCTCCACACAAAAGATATCCCAGGTTCACACGTCGTCATTCGAGACGTCTCTCCCGATGAGAAGACGCTTGCAGAAGCAGCGCTTGTAGCTGCTTATTTTTCAAAAGCACGAGAATCTAGTTCGGTGCCAGTTGATTACACGAAGATTCGTTATGTAAAAAAACCAAACGGTGCAAAACCAGGATACGTCACCTACGATCAACAAACCACATTATTTGTCACACCAAGTGAAGATGTAGTCCGCTCATTGCGATCTACGTAA
- a CDS encoding cation-translocating P-type ATPase — protein sequence MKWYSMKPEEVEYKTNSNFAKGLNDKNVKKRLGSYGPNKLKEAARPSAIATFLAQFKDFMVLVLLAATLVSGLIGEVLDAITIMFIVLLNGILGYVQERKAEKSLDALKELSAPQMHVLRNEVWVRVPSAEVVPGDVVKMIAGDRVGADIRLMSVSGLRIDESSLTGESVPVHKHELAIEKLDVALGDQENMAFMGSMVTQGSGMGLVVGTGMKTEMGKIAHLLQGTENLVTPLQRRLEQLGKTLITVALLLTALVVVIGLLQGHDLRTMFISGVSLAVAAIPEGLPAIVTVALALGVQRMIKRKGIVRKLPAVETLGCASVICSDKTGTLTQNKMTVKQLWSGNEFIHVSGSGFDLAGDFTKENMPLSVENHPSISRLLSYGALCSNANFIEKETKKKKKQRFILDGDPTEGALVMAAMKAGFLKSSLEENYRRMVEFPFDSTRKMMSIIVKDRQGRSYVITKGAPDIVAAKCRSLITNGRTESFSPKWHQKVDEVVETMAEKALRTLAIAYRPLKEEESCNQASEAEKDLILVGIQGMIDPPRDEARTAIQECREAGIKTVMITGDHQITAAAIAEDLKILPPDGKVMDGNTLSRLTVEELEDVVEEVYVYARVSPEHKLKIVQALQRKGHIVAMTGDGVNDAPAIKAANIGIAMGITGTDVAKEASSLVLADDNFLTIKEAIKEGRNIYENIRKFIRYMLASNVGEILVMLFAMLLGMPLPLVAIQILWINLVTDGLPAVALGMDQAEGDVMKRKPRKPDEGVFARGLAWKIVSRGFMIGIVTIAAFALTYQNNPEQLVLAQTVAFLTLVMAQLIHVFDCRSEYSIYHRNLFENKYLVGAVIISILLMVAVIYMPNLQPVFHTVPLGVHEWLLVLGMAAIPTVVLGGFQLFKKPEVNEQNV from the coding sequence ATGAAATGGTATAGCATGAAGCCAGAAGAAGTAGAGTACAAGACAAATTCAAATTTTGCTAAAGGGTTAAACGACAAGAATGTGAAGAAACGTCTAGGCTCTTATGGGCCCAATAAGTTAAAAGAGGCAGCAAGGCCATCAGCGATTGCAACGTTTTTGGCCCAATTTAAAGACTTTATGGTACTTGTATTGTTAGCTGCAACACTTGTTTCAGGATTAATTGGTGAAGTGCTTGATGCGATTACAATTATGTTTATTGTATTGTTAAACGGAATTCTAGGTTACGTACAGGAACGTAAAGCAGAAAAATCTTTGGATGCATTAAAAGAGCTTTCTGCACCTCAAATGCATGTGTTAAGAAATGAAGTATGGGTACGTGTCCCTTCAGCAGAAGTTGTACCTGGTGATGTTGTAAAAATGATAGCAGGAGACCGGGTTGGTGCTGATATTCGCTTAATGAGCGTCTCAGGATTGAGAATTGATGAATCCTCTTTAACAGGAGAATCTGTACCAGTTCATAAGCATGAGCTTGCGATAGAAAAGCTTGATGTCGCACTTGGTGATCAAGAAAACATGGCGTTTATGGGTTCAATGGTCACTCAAGGAAGTGGTATGGGGCTGGTAGTTGGCACTGGAATGAAAACGGAGATGGGGAAAATTGCCCATTTGCTCCAAGGAACTGAGAATTTGGTTACCCCTTTACAACGTAGGCTAGAGCAGTTAGGAAAGACATTAATAACCGTCGCCCTTCTATTAACTGCATTAGTCGTTGTAATTGGACTGTTGCAAGGGCATGATTTGCGTACGATGTTTATCTCTGGTGTATCTTTAGCTGTAGCAGCTATTCCAGAAGGTTTACCAGCAATTGTTACGGTGGCTTTAGCACTTGGTGTTCAGCGAATGATAAAACGAAAAGGAATTGTGCGTAAGTTACCTGCTGTAGAAACACTTGGTTGTGCTTCAGTTATTTGTTCGGATAAAACAGGGACGCTAACTCAAAATAAGATGACTGTTAAGCAACTTTGGTCAGGGAATGAATTTATTCATGTAAGTGGATCAGGGTTTGATTTAGCTGGTGATTTTACGAAAGAGAATATGCCTTTGTCTGTGGAAAACCATCCAAGTATAAGTCGACTATTAAGTTATGGGGCGCTTTGCAGCAATGCAAATTTCATAGAAAAAGAGACAAAGAAGAAAAAAAAGCAACGTTTTATTCTTGATGGAGACCCAACGGAAGGCGCTCTTGTAATGGCTGCAATGAAAGCGGGTTTCTTAAAAAGTTCACTAGAGGAAAACTATAGAAGAATGGTTGAATTTCCATTTGACTCAACTCGAAAAATGATGTCAATTATCGTAAAAGATAGACAAGGGAGATCCTATGTAATAACGAAAGGAGCCCCAGATATTGTTGCAGCAAAATGTCGGTCCCTTATCACTAATGGAAGAACAGAATCATTTTCACCTAAATGGCATCAAAAGGTAGATGAAGTAGTAGAAACGATGGCAGAAAAGGCATTACGTACGTTGGCAATTGCTTATCGCCCGTTAAAGGAAGAGGAATCTTGTAATCAAGCAAGTGAGGCAGAGAAAGATCTTATATTAGTAGGTATACAAGGCATGATTGATCCTCCTAGAGACGAGGCAAGAACAGCGATACAAGAATGTCGTGAAGCTGGTATTAAAACGGTTATGATTACAGGGGACCATCAAATTACTGCAGCAGCAATTGCAGAAGATTTAAAGATATTGCCTCCAGACGGTAAGGTGATGGATGGAAATACTTTATCGAGATTGACTGTTGAAGAATTAGAAGATGTTGTTGAAGAAGTGTATGTATATGCCCGTGTATCACCAGAACACAAGTTAAAAATTGTCCAGGCTTTGCAGCGAAAAGGGCATATTGTAGCAATGACGGGTGATGGAGTTAATGACGCTCCGGCCATAAAAGCAGCTAATATTGGGATTGCGATGGGAATAACAGGAACAGATGTGGCAAAAGAGGCCTCATCACTTGTACTTGCTGATGATAATTTCTTAACGATTAAAGAAGCAATTAAGGAAGGACGAAATATATACGAGAACATACGAAAGTTTATTCGCTACATGTTGGCATCCAATGTTGGGGAGATACTAGTTATGTTGTTTGCAATGTTGCTTGGTATGCCATTGCCACTTGTTGCAATACAAATCCTATGGATCAACTTAGTAACTGATGGGTTACCTGCTGTTGCCTTAGGCATGGATCAAGCCGAAGGAGATGTAATGAAGAGGAAACCGAGGAAACCGGATGAGGGCGTTTTTGCTAGAGGGTTAGCATGGAAGATTGTAAGTAGGGGCTTTATGATTGGTATCGTAACAATTGCTGCATTTGCACTCACTTACCAAAACAACCCGGAACAACTAGTGCTAGCTCAAACCGTTGCATTTCTAACTCTTGTAATGGCGCAACTTATTCATGTTTTTGATTGCAGAAGTGAATATTCGATCTATCATCGAAATTTATTTGAAAATAAATATTTGGTTGGAGCTGTTATTATTTCCATCTTGCTAATGGTAGCAGTTATTTATATGCCAAACCTGCAGCCTGTTTTCCACACCGTACCACTAGGTGTCCACGAATGGCTACTTGTACTTGGTATGGCAGCGATTCCGACTGTTGTACTTGGTGGGTTTCAATTGTTTAAGAAGCCCGAAGTGAATGAGCAAAACGTTTAA
- the remA gene encoding extracellular matrix/biofilm regulator RemA, translating to MTIKLINIGFGNIVSANRIISIVSPESAPIKRIMQEARDRNMLIDATYGRRTRAVIVTDSDHVILSAVQPETVAQRLHTKEDAAEEA from the coding sequence ATGACTATAAAGCTAATAAACATTGGGTTTGGCAATATCGTCTCAGCTAATCGGATTATTTCGATTGTCAGTCCTGAATCTGCGCCGATTAAGCGCATCATGCAGGAAGCACGTGACCGCAATATGCTTATTGACGCAACATATGGGAGACGGACGCGCGCTGTGATCGTCACCGATTCAGATCATGTAATATTAAGTGCTGTCCAACCAGAAACAGTTGCGCAACGTTTACATACAAAAGAAGACGCAGCGGAAGAGGCTTGA
- the pyrE gene encoding orotate phosphoribosyltransferase, protein MSTLIANHLLDIQAVSLSPSEPFTWSSGLKSPIYCDNRLTLSYPTVRKDVAKGLAQLILEHAPDAEIIAGTATAGIPHAALVAEELNLPMIYVRGSAKGHGKQNLIEGKLPVGSKVVIIEDLISTGGSSIAAAEALREANAHVLFVAAIFSYELEQGMLNFKKSELDFRVLTSYTTLVEEAKKRGTITEAEHKKLAAWREDPQDITWMNR, encoded by the coding sequence ATGAGTACTTTAATTGCAAATCACTTACTCGATATTCAGGCGGTTAGTTTATCGCCATCAGAGCCATTTACATGGAGTTCTGGTTTAAAATCACCTATCTATTGTGACAATCGTTTAACACTCTCTTATCCAACAGTACGCAAAGATGTGGCAAAAGGACTAGCGCAACTTATTCTTGAACATGCACCTGATGCTGAAATTATCGCAGGGACTGCAACTGCTGGAATTCCCCATGCAGCCTTAGTAGCCGAGGAATTAAATTTACCTATGATTTACGTTCGGGGAAGTGCAAAAGGGCATGGAAAACAAAATTTAATTGAAGGAAAATTACCTGTTGGTAGCAAAGTAGTTATTATTGAAGATTTGATCTCAACAGGAGGTAGTTCAATTGCGGCAGCAGAGGCATTGCGAGAAGCAAATGCACATGTCCTTTTCGTGGCAGCAATTTTCTCCTATGAATTAGAACAAGGAATGCTTAATTTTAAAAAATCTGAACTTGACTTCCGCGTTTTAACGAGTTATACCACGCTTGTTGAAGAAGCGAAAAAAAGAGGAACCATTACTGAAGCAGAACATAAGAAACTGGCAGCTTGGCGGGAAGATCCTCAGGATATAACGTGGATGAACCGTTAA
- a CDS encoding class I SAM-dependent methyltransferase, with translation MDGAEFDELVDFFDGMVRTNWLSEIHRKLKVESGSWANKAVADIGCGTGRLLLRGILEANELVGVDLSAGMVQRANELFQAEGASDKAKAFVGDAMDLPLASHHYDIVFSTCVLFLLPNPQQGINELSRILKPTGTLLLLNPGPEMDRSAAEAYAKTHKLSELESMYLQKWAMVSERRHRKSEKQLNEMLLTAGVDGMIHHPVLNGLGFISKGTIS, from the coding sequence ATGGATGGGGCAGAATTTGACGAGTTGGTTGATTTTTTTGATGGCATGGTGCGTACGAATTGGCTATCAGAGATTCATAGAAAATTAAAAGTAGAGTCAGGTAGTTGGGCAAATAAAGCGGTCGCAGACATTGGCTGTGGAACAGGACGGTTACTATTACGCGGCATTTTAGAAGCAAACGAGCTTGTGGGAGTGGATTTGTCGGCAGGCATGGTGCAACGAGCCAACGAGCTCTTTCAAGCGGAAGGCGCTAGCGATAAAGCAAAAGCTTTTGTTGGAGATGCGATGGATCTGCCATTAGCGAGTCATCATTACGACATTGTTTTTTCTACATGTGTGTTGTTTCTTCTGCCCAACCCACAGCAAGGCATAAATGAACTTAGTCGAATTCTAAAGCCAACGGGAACTCTTCTATTGTTAAATCCAGGACCAGAAATGGATCGTTCTGCCGCAGAAGCATATGCAAAAACACACAAGCTTTCCGAATTAGAATCTATGTATTTACAGAAATGGGCAATGGTTTCGGAACGCCGTCATCGAAAAAGTGAAAAACAATTAAATGAGATGTTGTTAACTGCTGGAGTAGATGGAATGATTCATCACCCAGTCCTTAATGGATTGGGATTCATTAGTAAGGGAACAATTAGTTAG
- the pyrF gene encoding orotidine-5'-phosphate decarboxylase: protein MQNPLFIALDFNDSSKRKQFLKAFEGHSIDVKVGMELFYREGFQIIDELKHAGHGLFLDLKLHDIPNTVGRTMRVLAELEIDMINVHAAGGRKMMEAALEGLDAGTKVGNKRPKLIAVTQLTSTSREMLQEELLINQPLEQVVGTYASLAKKSGLDGVVCSAQEVPLIRATCGSEFLTVTPGIRRISDQEGDQVRIVTPGQARELGSTAIVVGRSITMANEPLVVYKEMKEDWEGGITK, encoded by the coding sequence ATGCAAAACCCACTCTTTATTGCGCTAGATTTTAACGATTCATCTAAGAGAAAACAGTTCTTAAAGGCGTTTGAGGGACATTCAATTGATGTGAAAGTAGGCATGGAGTTATTTTACCGGGAAGGTTTCCAAATAATTGATGAATTAAAACATGCAGGGCATGGATTATTTCTTGATTTAAAGCTTCATGATATTCCGAATACAGTGGGACGTACAATGCGGGTGCTGGCTGAATTAGAGATTGATATGATTAATGTTCACGCTGCTGGCGGACGCAAAATGATGGAAGCGGCATTAGAAGGTCTTGATGCGGGTACAAAAGTAGGCAATAAGAGACCGAAGCTCATTGCTGTGACGCAGTTAACAAGCACGAGTAGGGAGATGCTTCAAGAAGAACTTCTTATTAACCAACCGCTTGAGCAAGTTGTTGGTACGTATGCTAGCCTTGCAAAAAAAAGTGGACTTGACGGCGTGGTTTGTTCGGCGCAGGAAGTGCCGCTTATTCGTGCGACATGCGGAAGTGAATTTCTAACTGTTACCCCTGGAATTCGGCGTATATCAGACCAGGAAGGTGACCAAGTTCGTATTGTAACACCAGGACAAGCGCGGGAACTTGGTAGTACGGCGATCGTTGTTGGAAGAAGCATTACGATGGCAAACGAACCACTTGTCGTCTATAAGGAAATGAAGGAAGATTGGGAAGGGGGTATAACTAAATGA
- a CDS encoding dihydroorotate dehydrogenase, producing MNRMQVKLPGLTMKNPVMPASGCFGFGKEYAAFYDLGRLGAIAIKATTPEARFGNPTPRVAETKAGMLNAIGLQNPGLEGVIKNELPRFDKYEVPILANIAGSTMDDYIQVADRLSKEKNIAALELNISCPNVKEGGIAFGTVPETAAQLTKEVKAVSSVPVYVKLSPNVADIVSMARAVEGAGADGLSMINTLLGMRIDTKTRQPVLSNQYGGLSGPAIKPVALRMIHQVSQQVDIPIIGMGGIQNAQDVIEFLLAGASCVAVGTANFVDPFTCPTIIDDLPSWLDEMEVESIQELIGGSWKSCKTHSLLR from the coding sequence ATGAATCGTATGCAAGTAAAGTTGCCAGGACTTACGATGAAAAATCCGGTTATGCCTGCATCTGGATGCTTTGGATTTGGAAAAGAGTACGCAGCGTTTTATGATCTTGGTCGATTAGGGGCAATTGCAATTAAAGCAACAACGCCTGAAGCACGTTTCGGCAATCCAACACCTCGCGTTGCTGAAACAAAAGCAGGCATGTTAAACGCAATTGGATTACAGAATCCAGGCCTTGAAGGTGTCATAAAAAATGAGTTACCTCGGTTTGATAAATATGAGGTGCCAATATTAGCTAATATCGCTGGATCGACAATGGATGATTACATTCAAGTCGCTGATCGACTTTCAAAAGAAAAAAACATTGCGGCACTCGAGTTAAATATTTCTTGTCCGAATGTGAAAGAAGGTGGCATTGCGTTTGGTACGGTTCCGGAAACCGCTGCCCAGCTAACGAAGGAAGTTAAAGCTGTCTCGTCTGTACCTGTCTACGTGAAGTTATCGCCTAATGTGGCTGACATTGTTTCAATGGCAAGAGCAGTAGAAGGCGCTGGAGCAGATGGTTTATCCATGATTAACACATTGCTTGGGATGAGGATTGATACAAAAACACGTCAACCCGTGCTGTCAAATCAATATGGAGGTTTGTCTGGACCGGCGATTAAACCTGTGGCATTGCGGATGATTCATCAAGTAAGTCAACAAGTTGATATCCCGATAATCGGTATGGGTGGTATTCAAAATGCGCAAGATGTCATTGAGTTTTTGCTTGCGGGCGCTAGTTGCGTCGCTGTTGGTACAGCGAATTTTGTTGATCCGTTCACTTGCCCCACAATTATCGACGATTTGCCAAGCTGGCTTGATGAGATGGAAGTGGAATCCATTCAAGAATTGATTGGAGGGAGTTGGAAATCATGCAAAACCCACTCTTTATTGCGCTAG
- a CDS encoding dihydroorotate dehydrogenase electron transfer subunit, translating to MKQLHGQLSVVKQTKIAKDSFELVLAGDTVKFMRQPGQFLHIRVDQTEDLLLRRPISIANVDMEKEEVTMIYRAGGEGTKRLAKRVEGMQVDVLGPLGQGFPIDEVQQGETALLVGGGIGVPPLYYLAKQLTEKGVRVIAVLGFASKADVFYEKEFQSLGDVYITTVDGSYGIHGFVTNAIDEHQLRFNILYSCGPTPMLKVMTERYREKRAFISLEERMGCGIGACFACVCHLENGAAHEYRKVCTDGPVFPVGEVVL from the coding sequence ATGAAACAATTACACGGGCAATTATCAGTTGTGAAGCAAACAAAAATTGCAAAAGATAGTTTTGAGTTGGTTTTGGCAGGAGATACAGTTAAATTCATGCGACAACCTGGTCAATTTTTGCATATACGTGTCGACCAGACAGAAGATCTTCTTTTACGTCGTCCAATTAGCATTGCAAATGTTGATATGGAAAAGGAAGAAGTGACAATGATTTATAGGGCGGGAGGAGAAGGGACAAAACGACTTGCCAAGCGAGTAGAAGGTATGCAAGTGGATGTGCTAGGTCCTTTAGGTCAAGGTTTCCCTATAGATGAAGTCCAACAAGGCGAGACTGCGCTGTTAGTTGGCGGTGGAATTGGCGTACCACCATTGTATTATTTAGCGAAACAGTTGACTGAAAAAGGTGTCCGTGTCATAGCTGTGCTCGGTTTTGCCTCAAAAGCGGATGTTTTTTATGAGAAAGAGTTTCAATCTTTAGGTGATGTGTATATCACGACTGTTGATGGAAGCTATGGAATTCATGGTTTTGTAACGAATGCGATTGATGAACATCAGTTACGTTTTAATATCCTTTATTCATGCGGACCAACTCCAATGTTAAAAGTGATGACGGAACGCTATCGGGAAAAGCGGGCATTTATCTCACTCGAAGAACGCATGGGATGTGGTATTGGAGCATGTTTTGCTTGTGTGTGCCATCTGGAAAACGGCGCTGCGCATGAGTATCGCAAGGTTTGTACTGATGGGCCGGTATTTCCGGTAGGGGAGGTTGTGCTGTAA
- the gmk gene encoding guanylate kinase yields the protein MKREKGLLIVLSGPAGVGKGTVCGALRNQNTAIQYSVSATTRKPRAGEEHGVNYFFKTRDEFEQMINDGGLLEWAEYVGNYYGTPVEYVKDTINCGKDIILEIEVQGAQKVRKAFPEGVFIFLAPPSLKELRDRIVGRGTETEAIINERMTVAKEEIDLMKMYDYVVENDEVELAVERIKSIVIAEHCRRERLKYQELAEVKK from the coding sequence ATGAAACGAGAGAAAGGGCTTCTAATCGTCTTGTCGGGTCCTGCGGGAGTCGGAAAAGGAACGGTTTGTGGAGCACTTCGTAATCAAAATACGGCTATACAGTACTCTGTATCGGCGACAACGCGTAAACCACGCGCGGGTGAAGAGCATGGGGTTAATTATTTCTTTAAAACTCGCGATGAGTTTGAGCAAATGATTAATGATGGTGGCTTGCTTGAGTGGGCTGAATATGTTGGTAATTATTACGGGACACCAGTTGAGTATGTGAAAGATACGATCAACTGTGGAAAAGATATCATATTGGAAATTGAAGTCCAAGGCGCTCAAAAAGTTCGTAAAGCCTTTCCAGAAGGTGTTTTTATTTTCCTTGCACCTCCAAGTTTAAAAGAGTTACGTGATCGCATTGTTGGACGGGGAACTGAAACGGAAGCGATTATTAATGAACGGATGACGGTTGCAAAAGAAGAAATCGATTTAATGAAAATGTATGATTATGTTGTTGAAAATGATGAAGTTGAGCTGGCTGTTGAACGAATTAAATCAATCGTAATAGCTGAACATTGTCGGCGGGAACGCCTTAAATATCAAGAATTGGCGGAGGTCAAAAAATAA